Proteins from one Parachlamydia sp. AcF125 genomic window:
- the glgC gene encoding glucose-1-phosphate adenylyltransferase has translation MSLLTIPNEKMLSQTQLTNLHVPRTERVASIILGGGEGVRLFPLTLSRCKPAIPVGGRYRLIDFSISNSLNSGYQKIFILTQFLSSSLHQHIFRTYQFDPFSGGFIELLPAEQKPHKKTWYQGTADAVRQSLECFLETPVDYFLILSGDQLYNMDFRPMLQFARHNDADLVVASLPVNAKDASRMGILKVNEACQIIDFCEKPKTEEDLSPFYLPHEEGKNYLGSMGIYLFKREVLFDLLHADPREDFGKHLIPTKVKEGGAFTYLYHGYWEDIGTIGSFYEANIALTRPYPPFNYYDEGYPIYTSRSYLPGAKILKSQIDQSIICEGSIVEASTVTHSILGPRSVIKKGTTIRNSYVMGNEFYAPPVQIKNRPSKLSIGKDCVIERAIIDKYVNIGDGVQLINKNRLTTFDGEHVFIRDGVIIVPRGANLPDGFII, from the coding sequence ATGTCTTTGCTAACTATTCCAAATGAAAAAATGCTTTCGCAAACGCAGCTAACTAATTTGCATGTCCCCCGCACAGAAAGAGTCGCATCTATTATTTTAGGAGGAGGAGAAGGTGTTCGCCTTTTCCCTTTAACTCTTTCTCGATGTAAACCTGCTATCCCTGTGGGGGGGCGTTATCGATTAATTGATTTTTCCATATCGAATTCTTTAAACTCGGGTTATCAGAAAATTTTTATTCTGACTCAATTTCTCTCTTCATCCCTTCATCAGCATATTTTCCGCACCTACCAATTTGATCCTTTTTCAGGGGGTTTTATTGAATTACTGCCTGCAGAACAAAAGCCCCATAAAAAAACATGGTACCAAGGCACAGCTGATGCGGTGAGACAAAGCCTCGAATGTTTTCTGGAGACTCCTGTCGATTATTTTTTAATTCTTTCAGGGGATCAGCTTTACAATATGGACTTTCGGCCCATGCTGCAATTTGCTCGTCATAATGATGCCGATTTGGTTGTAGCTTCATTGCCTGTGAATGCAAAAGATGCCTCTCGCATGGGAATTTTAAAGGTTAACGAGGCATGTCAAATTATAGACTTTTGCGAGAAACCTAAAACAGAGGAGGATTTGAGCCCTTTTTATTTACCCCATGAGGAGGGAAAAAACTATCTAGGGTCTATGGGGATCTATCTTTTTAAAAGAGAGGTGCTTTTTGATTTATTGCATGCGGATCCGCGAGAAGATTTTGGAAAGCACCTAATTCCCACGAAGGTTAAAGAAGGGGGAGCTTTTACTTATCTTTACCATGGATATTGGGAAGATATTGGAACGATCGGCTCTTTCTATGAAGCCAATATTGCCTTAACACGCCCCTATCCCCCTTTTAATTATTATGATGAAGGCTATCCTATTTATACTAGCCGTTCCTATTTACCGGGGGCTAAAATATTAAAGAGTCAAATTGATCAATCGATTATATGTGAGGGATCGATTGTAGAAGCTTCCACTGTCACCCATAGCATATTAGGTCCCCGTTCTGTTATTAAAAAAGGGACAACTATTCGAAATTCGTATGTGATGGGAAATGAATTTTACGCTCCGCCTGTACAAATCAAAAATCGGCCTTCCAAGTTATCTATAGGAAAAGATTGCGTGATTGAGCGTGCAATTATTGACAAATACGTTAATATTGGAGATGGTGTTCAGTTGATTAACAAAAATCGGTTAACTACGTTTGACGGTGAGCATGTCTTTATCCGAGATGGGGTAATCATCGTTCCGCGGGGAGCTAACTTGCCAGACGGTTTTATCATATAG
- a CDS encoding metallophosphoesterase produces the protein MRIWALADLHLSFGVPDKQMDIFGERWEKWTQKIEANWRSCVAEEDLVLIPGDISWGKEIEEARPDLEWIAQLPGTKILLKGNHDYWWSSLSKLQKILPPSMHVIQNNVFHWKGIGIGGARLWDTPEYTFDAYIPYVENPATQKTADQENTEETKKIFTRELGRLEASLKGFKDSDKVRIVMTHYPPIGATLEPSAASKLLEKYRVNICVFGHLHNVNLGVSLFGEKNGIQYKLVAGDYVDFMPVKIYEDILERH, from the coding sequence ATGCGTATTTGGGCTCTTGCAGATCTGCATCTATCATTTGGGGTGCCTGACAAACAAATGGATATTTTTGGAGAACGATGGGAAAAGTGGACCCAAAAAATTGAGGCGAATTGGCGTTCATGTGTCGCTGAAGAGGATTTAGTTTTAATTCCCGGGGACATTTCGTGGGGGAAAGAAATAGAGGAAGCGCGACCTGATCTCGAATGGATTGCCCAATTGCCGGGGACAAAAATTTTGCTAAAGGGCAATCACGACTATTGGTGGTCTTCTTTAAGCAAACTTCAGAAAATTCTCCCTCCCTCTATGCACGTGATCCAAAATAACGTCTTTCACTGGAAGGGGATTGGAATTGGAGGAGCACGGTTATGGGACACTCCAGAATACACGTTTGACGCTTATATTCCCTATGTAGAAAATCCGGCAACCCAAAAAACGGCCGATCAAGAGAATACAGAAGAAACCAAAAAGATTTTTACGCGAGAATTGGGGAGATTAGAGGCGAGTTTAAAAGGATTTAAAGACTCAGATAAAGTTCGGATTGTGATGACTCATTACCCACCTATTGGCGCCACACTCGAACCTTCAGCTGCCTCAAAGCTGTTAGAGAAATACCGGGTTAACATTTGCGTTTTCGGGCATTTACACAATGTCAATCTGGGTGTTTCCCTCTTTGGGGAAAAAAATGGGATTCAATATAAGCTTGTGGCAGGAGATTATGTCGATTTTATGCCCGTCAAAATTTATGAGGATATCCTTGAAAGGCATTAA
- the nadC gene encoding carboxylating nicotinate-nucleotide diphosphorylase, producing the protein MDITNYIDLLLDTALKEDIRTGDITSEACIPEDAILTGRFIVKQAGVLAGLPFLSLLFKKIDPNIQVQLLVPEGSYQKAGTFIAKVFGPARGIFSGERVALNLLQHASGIATLTNQYVRKVSGFDCSILDTRKTLPGLRALEKYAVTVGGGVNHRFGLDDRLIIKRNHLAFVGTSTPHPIQEAVRRVRNHCPDLPIEIEIHAIDQLAEALNTEAETIMLCRMPPHEIKKCVHFIRKTNKKVFIESLGTITLETIQAYAETGVDGISLGSLTLSSHALDIAMRLASSD; encoded by the coding sequence ATGGATATCACAAATTATATTGACCTTTTGCTTGATACCGCTCTTAAAGAAGATATTAGAACTGGAGATATCACTTCAGAAGCTTGTATTCCTGAAGACGCCATCTTGACAGGGCGATTTATTGTAAAACAGGCAGGCGTTTTGGCTGGCTTGCCATTTCTATCTCTCTTATTTAAAAAAATTGATCCAAACATCCAAGTACAACTTTTAGTTCCGGAAGGATCTTATCAAAAAGCTGGCACATTCATTGCCAAAGTGTTTGGCCCCGCGCGCGGCATTTTTAGCGGAGAACGGGTGGCTCTTAACCTTTTACAGCATGCTTCCGGCATAGCGACCCTTACTAATCAATATGTAAGAAAGGTGAGCGGTTTTGACTGCTCGATACTAGATACGCGCAAAACCCTACCAGGTTTAAGGGCTTTAGAAAAATACGCTGTGACTGTTGGAGGAGGGGTTAATCACCGTTTCGGGCTTGATGATAGGCTGATCATTAAGCGCAACCACTTGGCTTTTGTGGGTACGAGTACGCCCCATCCTATCCAAGAAGCAGTTAGGCGAGTTAGAAATCATTGTCCCGACCTTCCTATTGAAATTGAAATTCACGCTATCGACCAGCTCGCAGAAGCCTTAAATACCGAAGCTGAAACCATTATGCTATGCCGAATGCCTCCCCATGAAATCAAGAAATGCGTGCATTTCATTCGCAAAACTAACAAAAAAGTTTTTATCGAATCTCTGGGAACAATTACGCTTGAAACCATTCAAGCTTATGCTGAAACAGGTGTAGATGGAATTTCACTTGGTTCACTTACCTTATCTTCACATGCTTTGGATATCGCAATGCGTTTAGCATCAAGTGACTAA